AAAGCCTGCTATGTATAGAATAAAAAATAATATTCAAATCACAAACTCGGTTTTTCAAGAACTGATTTTAGAAAAAGATCCTATTTTGGAAGTAGTAAATAGAGCTATAGAAGAAATTGAAGGGCTTTTTGAAGTAAAGTTTCCAGAAGATGAAATTGCTCTTATGGGCTTTCATATAAAGGCTTCCATCGAAAGAAACACTTCTGAAAAAACTAAAAAGGTAATATTAATTTGTGGACTAGGTTATGGCAGTTCAAAAGTGCTTGAACAAAGCTTAAAGGAAAATTATGATTTGGATATTGTGGATGTTTTGCCGTACTATCTGATTAAAACTTCAATGCCTAATTATAAAAATATTGATTTAATCTTGTCTACTATTGACTTAGAAGAGACTTATGATATTCCTGTTATAAAAATAAATCCATTACTTAAAGAGCAAGATTTTATTCTTTTATCAAAATATGGAATAAGAAAAAATATAACAAAAATTTCTTTAAAGCAAATAATGGACATAATAAAAAATAATACAACCATAACAGATGAAAATAGACTTATAAATGAATTGAAAAATAAACTTGAAAATAAAGTTATTGATGATTTGTCAGAAGTAGGAATTATTTTAAAGAAAATGCTTAGTAAAAATAATGTCCAATTTGTGGATAAAGTTAAAGATTGGAAGGAAGCAATAGTTAAAGCTGGAGAGATACTTGAAAGAAACGGATTTATCAAGCAAGATTATACAAAAGAAATGATAGACATGATTGAAAAACATGGAGCTTATATCATTATTGAGGAAGGAATGGCAATTCCACACGCACCAATTTCAAAAAATGTATTAAAAACAGGCATTTCATTATTAATTGTAAAAGAAAAAGTTCTATTTCCAAATGGAAAAGGCGCAAACATATTTTTAAGTTTTGCAACTGCCAGCAAAACAGAGCATCTAGGAATTTTAAACGACTTATTTGAATTAATTACAAAATATAATTTTATTGAAAAAATCTCAAAAATAACTAAATATGAAGAATTAGAAGAATTCTTCAGAAAGGAACTTATATGTTAGAAAAAATACTTGATGGTAACATTCAAATAATAGATTCTGCAATCGACTGGAAAGAAAGTATCAAAATCGCAGGAAAACCTCTATTAGAAAAAAATATAATAACGGAGAATTATATCAACGCTATGATAGAAAGCATCGAAAAACTAGGTTTTTATGTTATTTTAAGAGATAATTTGGCAATGCCACATGCAAGACCTGAAGACGGGACATTGGGAACTGGAGTAAGCCTTTTAAAACTCAATAATCCAGTATATTATGGGGATTCCAAAGTACAGCTGGTATTTGTGCTGGCAACTAAAGATGCCAGCAGCCATTTGGAAACTCTTATGCAGTTAATGGAGTTGTTTCAGGATGATGAAAGTATTGAAAAACTTATAAATTCAAAAGATTATAATGAAATATTAGAAGTTATAAAAAAATATTGATTTAAAAAATAAAAATAATTTATAAAAAAATTAGGAGGAGATTATTATGAAAATTATGGCAGTTTGTGGATCAGGATTAGGGAGCAGCTTTATGGTGGAAATGAACATTAAAAAGGTTCTTAAAAAAATTGGCGTAGAAGCTGAAGTTGAACATTCCGACTTGGCATCAGCGCTTCCAGGAGCAGCAGATGTATTTGTAATGGGAAAGGATATTGCAGAAAGCGCAACAGTTCCAGCTGACAAGTTAATTGTTTTGGACAGCATTATCAGTATGCCTGAACTGGAAGAAAAATTAACAGATTATTTCAAAAAATAAAATATAAAATTTAGGAGGTAAAAATGAAAAGCTTATTAACTCTTATTGTAGACATTTTAAAAGTTCCATCAATTTTAGTTGGATTAATAGCTATGATTGGTTTGCTAGTCCAGAAAAAACCAGCTACAGATATAGTAAAAGGTACAATTAAGACGATTTTAGGATTTTTAGTGCTAGGTGGAGGAGCAGGACTTGTTGTAAACTCGCTGGCACCTATGGGAAGCATGTTTGAACAAGGATTTCACGTTCAAGGAATAGTGCCTAATAATGAAGCAATTGTTTCATTGGCATTAAAAGAATATGGAACAATAACAGCGTTAATAATGGCGCTTGGAATGTTCTGGAACATATTTATCGCAAGATTTACAAAGTTAAAATATATTTTCCTGACAGGGCATCACACTTTATATATGGCATGCATGATTGGAATAATATTAAAAGTTGGCGGATTTGAAGGGCCTTTACTAGTAATCATTGGTTCATTGACATTAGGACTTGTAATGGCAATATTTCCTGCACTGGCACAACCTTATGTTAGAAAAATTACTGGAAGCGATGATGTTGGATTTGGGCATTTCAGCACAATAGGGTATGTTTTATCTGGATTTGTCGGATCTTTAGTTGGAAAAGGTTCAAAATCAACTGAAGAAATGAAATTGCCTAAAAATTTAAGTTTTTTAAGAGA
This is a stretch of genomic DNA from Leptotrichia hofstadii. It encodes these proteins:
- a CDS encoding BglG family transcription antiterminator, producing the protein MLNYRETEILNNLIKGEKYNFKLISEKYGVSDRAARYYINNIDSILRLLDYKITKKVKNSIYLDTNQDFKNLFEILEKINKLSIEDRINILKLILFFDEKGLNITKICKELEISRTTIKKDLKLMSEEFKMQGIELVYKNANGYRLNGNFREILIKKIELLEQIFDSLNNKNFSKVIKTQVFRYFFKYIKQKNIENAKKFIVEIEKVMFLNINEESYNKIFSYVLLLLNFEKAHENQKDLIAKKFLIHTEEYQKIEKILQKILNKNEIKSEMLIEITDLIMGININSLKNNSFEDWINEELIIKKMISKVSKIVKTDLTRDEILYNGLLYHIKPAMYRIKNNIQITNSVFQELILEKDPILEVVNRAIEEIEGLFEVKFPEDEIALMGFHIKASIERNTSEKTKKVILICGLGYGSSKVLEQSLKENYDLDIVDVLPYYLIKTSMPNYKNIDLILSTIDLEETYDIPVIKINPLLKEQDFILLSKYGIRKNITKISLKQIMDIIKNNTTITDENRLINELKNKLENKVIDDLSEVGIILKKMLSKNNVQFVDKVKDWKEAIVKAGEILERNGFIKQDYTKEMIDMIEKHGAYIIIEEGMAIPHAPISKNVLKTGISLLIVKEKVLFPNGKGANIFLSFATASKTEHLGILNDLFELITKYNFIEKISKITKYEELEEFFRKELIC
- a CDS encoding PTS sugar transporter subunit IIB; protein product: MKIMAVCGSGLGSSFMVEMNIKKVLKKIGVEAEVEHSDLASALPGAADVFVMGKDIAESATVPADKLIVLDSIISMPELEEKLTDYFKK
- a CDS encoding PTS sugar transporter subunit IIA; translation: MLEKILDGNIQIIDSAIDWKESIKIAGKPLLEKNIITENYINAMIESIEKLGFYVILRDNLAMPHARPEDGTLGTGVSLLKLNNPVYYGDSKVQLVFVLATKDASSHLETLMQLMELFQDDESIEKLINSKDYNEILEVIKKY